The Diceros bicornis minor isolate mBicDic1 chromosome 14, mDicBic1.mat.cur, whole genome shotgun sequence genome segment ATTTTTGGAGCTCTTCTTCTGTgtagctctctcctctccagtatCCATCCTGCAGATTCCCTGCCTCAGTACTCCTGAGCTGCCACCTTTGTCTTCTCAGCTCAGTAAGACCACCATGCTTTGCAAGGGCTCTGCCTCCCTGCTCTGCAGTCTGGAGAGTGCCTCCAGGCAGGAAGCTGAGGGGATTGGAAGGCCCATGTGATTGTCTCCCTTCTCACGGAGATCACAGATCTGTCCTGCCTGCTGTTCAAACACTTGTTTCAGATATATTGTTCAGTTTTATAGTTGTTTACACTGGGAGAGCTAGTCCAGTTGCTCTGTTGTGGTTAGAAGCAGAAGTCCCAATAATTTATGTAtctattttaaaacaacataaacTCACCCAATTTCAGATACATAGTAAATAAAAAAGTAGGAAGTTCCCCTGCATTGCCTTCAAGTCCCACTGACAACATTTAGTAGTATATTCCTTCAGGTTATTTTCTGTGCATTTACGTATAAACTTTcctattcataaaaataaaagtgagatCATACCATGTATACTGTTCTTAATATGTATACGTATTTCCTAGTCAGTACATGTAGAgatagttcatttttaaaaagtctacatAAAGTGCGTTAGTAAGGATATACCAAAAATTCTTTAACCACTATCCTATTAATGAACAtttaagtttacattttttttccctccacacAAACAGTGTTGCCAGGGTAGTTGTACGTATGTCTTTGCACGCTGAGGTGTTTCTGAAGACTAAATTCCTACAAGGATAAAACTGGATTGAAAGATATATGCACTTAAAGTTTTCATAGTAGATCCTGTCAGATTGCCTCCAACATAGATTCCCACCATAGTACACATGTGCACTTTCAGCAGTGTTGGCTAATCTAATATCTTATTTTACTGGGTTTTTAGTGGAGTGGAGCATTCTTTCATGGTTTGTTAACAATGTTTTGGGTGAATTGCCTGTTTGGGTTGttggtctttttttcttgttattgttgTGGGTTGTTCATCTTTTTTGCTAATTATTTATAGGAACTCAGAATATTGCCTTTTGTttatggtttattataaaagttttacatttttatgtggtTAGGTCtatcaatctctgtctttatcttACAATTTTTGCCTTCCACATGGCTTATAGAACTATTTTCCtgtcttttattctgttttattttgctttttccttaaaatttaacGTCTAATCCAACAGAAATTTTGTCTATGCCATGAAGTAGGGAACTcaccttatttttttcctctaatagACAGTCATTTGTTATAACACCCTTTAGTGACTAATCCAGCATATTTTAACTAATGAGAAAGTTGCTTAATCCTATTCAATTCTTATAAACATGGGTCTGTTTTTGGACTCTATATTTTGTTTCGTTGAGTGTTATTCCATACAAAGCTACTCtcttttaatttatctttatctTTGGTATACTTTGGTATATCttttggtatattttgaaatgtgATAGGGCAAGACTTCTccccaaatttttttttcaaaaatgtttttggcTATTCTTACACATTGTAGGTAGTAAAACATATTATTGATGTTAGTAGGTATACTGTTCATACTTGATATATTTTGGAACACAgaggtaatgatgatgatgaataacaacaacaatggcTAGTGTTGACTAAGCACTTGTTATATGCCAGACCCTAAATTAAGCATTTCACattgaacatttttttatttaattcttacagtaACCCTATTAGTGAGGTACTGTTTTTATATTCATTTCACAAAGGaggaaataacaaaatatttcttcAGATAGCCCTTTGCTTGCCTTAACTTCCATAAGTATTGCTAACTTCACCCCTTTCTTAAGTAAATGCTTTATGGCTAAGCAGAAATGTGTTTGGTATTTCAGGAATCAGTGACCTTCAAGGATGTGACAGTGGACTTTACCCAGGAAGAATGGAAACAGCTGGATCCTGTACAGAGAGATTTGTTCAGGGATGTGACATTAGAAAATTATACACACCTGGTCTCTATAGGTAAGGATGACATCTCTAAGTTAATATGTAGGGgtgtcgggccggccccatggcttagcagttaagtgcacgtgctccgctgctggtggccggggttcggatcccgggcgcgcaccgacgcaccgcttctccggccatgctgaggccgcgtcccacatacagcaactagaaggatgtgcagctatgacatacaactatctactggggctttagggggaaaaataaataaataaataaaatctttaaaaaataaaaaatatgtaagggtgtggagggaggagggttcTCTCTTGCATAGGTGAGTTTTGCTTTTAAGTTAAGGAACCAAAGATTCCTAAATTTTGAAAAGTTTTGAAAAGGTTTCTACTCTCCTAGCAAGGAAGGGACAAACTAATAATTTTTCTGAACCCATGTCTGGGAATTTGTAACAGTGAAGCTTTGTATTCTACTCACTCCCATCAGATGCGTCCCACATACCCTTTCCTCTAAAAACAAAGTGGTGAGACTGAATTCTGATACGGCACTTTTCCCTTACTGCAGATaggtacctttttttttcttccccgtGAGCAGGACTCCAAGTTTCCAAACCTGATGTGATTTCCCAGTTAGAGCAAGGGACAGAGCCATGGATCATGGAGCCCAGCATTCCAGTACATACCTTTGGAGGTAAGTAATGGCTAAGTGGCACATGAGTGTCATCAGCCTGATAAGAGGTTTTTATGTCTGAAATGTAGATGTACTTGCTTCTTTTTAAAGTGTCTCCTGTGGAGAAATAGGAAGCTATCTGGACTCTCTTATGTTTTGTCAAAACACTAACCGTCTTAacatatattctatttttatacTCCTTTCAGAGGAGGTAtccttcctgctttttttttaaaggcaacctCTTAACCTGGACTCTGGATTCCATCTTTTACCACCTCCTTTGGGACCCTGATCTCGTAATTATCACCTGACTTTTCAGCCCTTATAGTTTTCTCTTTGGATCTCCAGGCTCTATTGCTAGTACCTTCAGACAGAAATAGGTAACCttaattttcaaatacttttacTCAACGCTGTTAATCTTTTTTGCCACCATCCAATCGGCCTCCTTGCTTTCCCCAACCATGCTCTGCAAAAGTGAGTTTCATAGGTACAGCCTTGATTTTTTCATTACCTATTCCTTTCTTAATCTCAGGGTGTAGCTTCTGATCTTATCACTTGATCAGACTATCCTTGAAATTATGAATAACTTTCCTGTAAACCATCAATTCCAAAACTGCGCAGAGAGACCTCTTCAAAGATCTGCCCCTGGAAAAATGTACAAACTTAGTCACTCTAGGTAAGGGGATATCTCCAGAGTTAATGAAGTGGGAGTGGGGGTCCTCTTTTATGGGTAGGAAAAAAACAAGCCATGTTCAAATTTGGAAAGTACTGGATTAGCTAAAATTGTAGCAGATTTCTTACAGGAAGAACACTCAGAGAGATCTTTATTATGTAGTTTGGGCATTAGGAATTTCCAACAGGGTTGCAGAGAATATGACATTTCTCCCcccctttaaaatatttctcttagaAGATGGTTTCATGGAACACAAtttagaaaactatttttttttaataagaggtTTATTAACTTGTGCTTACAGTTTGTTAACTTTTGGAAAAAACAAGTTGTCAAGTTTTATTACTTTACAAATTAagaatgaagtttttaaaaatcccaactTGAGCAgattgaaaacaatttaaaaatatttaaatatgtattgaaaAATCCTAGGCTATTCAAAAAATGCTTTAGTCATTACCAAAGAGAGATTTATTTAGATAATAAAAAACCCAGGTTGCATAGATAATGCAGATAGTTCCAGTAATCCAGTCAGTAGGCAGAAGACAATCACTTGAAGTACTTAGCTCTcttcttttgtttactttttatgctGGAATGTGACCCAGTGATGGTAGTCTTGGTAAGCTAGCCCTTGGTCCTGCCCTCTTCAGCATTCGGAGCAGACTTATTCTTAGCTGGTCACTTGGCTGCTTTCATCTCTATAAAAATGATTTACAGTTTTATAGGCATCTGTACATATAACAGAAGTTGTGATGGTACCTACAATGAGATGGCCACTGGCCCTGGGCCTTGTCTGTATCATTTTTCTCACCCTCTTTATTGCCATCTTCTCCAGGCTGTCTTGGTGACCTGGGCCTTGTCTGTATCATTTTTCTCATCCTCTTTATTGCCATCTTCTCCAGGCTGTCTTGGTGACCTGGCCTCTGCAGAATTGTGATCAATAACCCTGATGTGTATTCTGTCTCACTTGTCTACCGTGTTCTTTTGCAGCCTGGTTGTCAGCACCCTTTATTATTTCTCCACGCACAGGAGTGTTGGAATACTGTGGTCAAGGCTTATAGACTTTGCATGTAGTAAAGTAGGAATTTCTTTCTGCAGAAGGGGTGGCTCTGTTCAGTCTGGCCTCCTGGaactttgtccatttcttctttgtttgctCCACCCCTGATATTCTGGTAATTCTGTTGGTTATTGTATGGAAGACATGACAACGTGGATAGCATTGATCATGGCCTGTTGCATGTTTATTGCCTTCACCTGGGACTCCAACCAGGGCTGGAGATCAGCCACTTCCacctttttctcctttaatagCATCAGACTCCGTGGTCTCCTTATCTTTCACTGTGAAGAGCTTGCAGGAAGTATTCCTTATGGCCATCTGCTGTATAAGTGTACCTTTCTTGGTGTCATTCCTGTTAATGGAAACATATCCATTTCTTATATTGAACAATTGCCTGTTCCTCAAAACCTGTGTTATTGATCTTCTTGTTCCTGCTGGAGAAGTATTGCTATGATGAGGCTGCCTGCATTTGTGTATGCTGCACCATTACCCATGGTACCACATATGGAGGGGATAGTAGGCAGTGCTGAGTTTCTGCCTCACCGCTCATGCTTGAagtgataatgatggtgatagTGACTGGGCTGGCAGCACAGGAGATTCAGGGTTCTCTGGGATCTGCTGTACCCTCCTGTTACCGGTAGAaccagagaaatattttctttactaAATCTGCCAGCACTGATTACCCTGCTTCTTTTAGTTGTCATCTTTCTTGTCTTGGGCAAAGCTCTACTTCCTGATTATGTACTTTCCtgtcttttgtttcttctgttgTTTGCTAATAAACTGCTTTCTTTCATTAGTATATTTTATTCATCCCATTACCCTAAAGACCCTCAAGGGTCTTCCCCCTACCTCTGTTCTTTTCTCACATATGTTCCTGTGGCTTTAGCTATTCTTTTCCTTGCTCTTTTGAGCTGATGTTTCCTATCCTACATTTGAACATCTTGGCTATCCTGCTACTTTTGGCATCTTCCATGCCCACAAACACCCCATAGTCTAgtcctccatttctcttcctaaTTCTCAAAAATGCCTAGAGCTGAACTTGGTATCTTCCTCCCCTTAAATTATTTCCTCTACTGTTTTCAACTTTCCCATTTCTAGCAGTGATGTGACTCTTTCTTCAGTGTTCCACGCTAAAAACCATGGCATCTTAGCCAGTTCTTTCCTGTTTGTCCTGTCTTGAAATCTTAGttcttagatttttgttttgttgttcattGGCAAAGAATCCCTGTTGAGACTGCCTCCTTTAGATTCAGTCCATCTGTATCTCCTCTTAGCCATCTTTGTGGTCACTTTTTAATTTACTGTCGCCTCAAATGGAGTTAGTTCCCTCACTGGTTTTTAGAGATCATCTGTGAAATTGAATTAGATGTTCCCTTGCCACGTACATATTTAATTTATCATTATTGTTAGCTCCTTCCAACTTTCTTTCCAAATAACAGGGCTATATTTGAAAATCCTCATAATTTCCTGAGGgctttatttttagtttcattaGGTCATTCCCACAGCAacaggtttttttcccctctgttcaGAGAATAcaggcattttctttttctttcagagtGGGAGACAAGACCAGAAAATGACATATCAGTCCCAAAGCTGGACATTTCTGAGGAACAGCCATCTCAAGAGGCAATATTGGGAGAATGCAAAAAGGATGATCCGTGTAGTTCCAACTTCTTAGAAAGTTGGGAATCTGAAAGCAGTGTAGAGAGGCAGCAGGCAAACCAACAGCCActgctaagagaaataaaaataactgaaaagacAATACCCACTTGGGAGAGAGGCCCTGTAAATAATGACTTTGAAAAAAGCATCAATGTGGGTTTAAACCTTGTAACACAACAAGAAATATCTCCAGAAGAGACCTCTGCTAAAACAAGTGTCaaacagaattcaaacccagttaaaaaagagaaatcttgTAAGTGCAATGAGTGTGGGAAAGCTTTTAGTTATTGTTCAGCTCTTATTCGCCATCAGAGAAcacatactggagaaaaaccctacaaatgtaatgaatgtgaaAAAGCCTTTAGCCGGAGTGAAAACCTTATAAACCatcaaagaattcatactggagataAACCGTATAAATGTGATCAGTGTGGAAAAGGCTTCATTGAGGGTCCATCTCTTACTCAACatcaaagaattcatactggagaaaaaccctataaatgtgatgaatgtgggaaagcctttagtcAGAGGACCCATCTTGTTCAGCatcaaagaattcatactggtgagaaaccatATACTTGTAACGAGTGTGGAAAAGCCTTTAGCCAGAGAGGCCACTTTATGGAACATCAGAAAATTCATACAGGAGAAAAACCTTTTAAATGTGATGAATGTGATAAAACCTTTACCAGGAGCACACACCTTACTCAACATCAaaaaattcatactggagagaaaacctataaatgtaatgaatgtgggaaggccttcaaTGGGCCCTCAACATTTATCCGTCATCATATGATTCATACTGGTGAAAAGCCATATGAATGCAATGAATGCGGGAAAGCCTTTAGTCAGCACTCAAACCTCACTCAGCATCAGAAAACACATACTGGGGAGAAACCTTATGATTGTGCTGAATGTGGAAAATCCTTTAGTTACTGGTCATCCCTTGCTCAACATCTGaaaattcacactggagaaaaaccttACAAATGCAATGAATGTGGAAAGGCCTTCAGTTACTGCTCATCCCTTACTCAGCATCGGAGAATTCACACCAGAGAAAAGCCCTTTGaatgcagtgaatgtggaaaGGCTTTCAGTTATCTCTCAAACCTTAATCAACATCAGAAGACTCATACCCAAGAGAAagcctatgaatgtaaggaatgtgggaaagcctttattcgGAGTTCATCTCTTGCcaaacatgaaagaattcatactggtgagaaaccctatcAGTGTCACGAATGTGGGAAAACTTTCAGTTATGGCTCATCCCTTATTCAGCATAGAAAAATACATACTGGAGAAAGACCTTACaagtgtaatgaatgtgggagAGCCTTCAACCAGAACATACACCTTACGCAACATAAGAGAATTCACACAGGAGCAAAGCCTTATGAGTGTGCTGAGTGTGGCAAAGCCTTTCGACATTGTTCATCTCTTGCGCAACATCAAAAAACTCACACAGAAGAAAAACCCTACCAGTGTAATAAATGTGAAAAGTCTTTCAGCCAGAGTTCCCATCTGACTCAGCATCAACGAATTCACACCGGAGAGAAGCCCTATAAGTGCAATGAATGTGACAAAGCCTTTAGCCGGA includes the following:
- the ZNF184 gene encoding zinc finger protein 184, producing the protein MEDLSSPESTVLQGRPTLFPSASFQESVTFKDVTVDFTQEEWKQLDPVQRDLFRDVTLENYTHLVSIGLQVSKPDVISQLEQGTEPWIMEPSIPVHTFGEWETRPENDISVPKLDISEEQPSQEAILGECKKDDPCSSNFLESWESESSVERQQANQQPLLREIKITEKTIPTWERGPVNNDFEKSINVGLNLVTQQEISPEETSAKTSVKQNSNPVKKEKSCKCNECGKAFSYCSALIRHQRTHTGEKPYKCNECEKAFSRSENLINHQRIHTGDKPYKCDQCGKGFIEGPSLTQHQRIHTGEKPYKCDECGKAFSQRTHLVQHQRIHTGEKPYTCNECGKAFSQRGHFMEHQKIHTGEKPFKCDECDKTFTRSTHLTQHQKIHTGEKTYKCNECGKAFNGPSTFIRHHMIHTGEKPYECNECGKAFSQHSNLTQHQKTHTGEKPYDCAECGKSFSYWSSLAQHLKIHTGEKPYKCNECGKAFSYCSSLTQHRRIHTREKPFECSECGKAFSYLSNLNQHQKTHTQEKAYECKECGKAFIRSSSLAKHERIHTGEKPYQCHECGKTFSYGSSLIQHRKIHTGERPYKCNECGRAFNQNIHLTQHKRIHTGAKPYECAECGKAFRHCSSLAQHQKTHTEEKPYQCNKCEKSFSQSSHLTQHQRIHTGEKPYKCNECDKAFSRSTHLTEHQNTHTGEKPYNCNECRKTFSQSTYLIQHQRIHSGEKPFGCNDCGKAFRYRSALNKHQRLHPGI